AGTTTGAGGATCGACCCCTTGGGCCTTTTGAAGCCGATATAGTTTCTCATCTCACCAAAGCTTCGGAAGATTTGGGAATTAAATTTATCTTCAATGCAAAGGTTTCCGAAGTTGAAAAACTTCAAAAAAATTACCGAGTTTCATTTCAGAAAAATTCAAAAACCGAAACCATTACCACGCAAATGGTTTTTAACACTACCGGCCGCGTTCCATCTATCGACGAATTAGATTTGGAAAAGGGAAATGTTGCTTTTGAAAAAGGTGGAATTTCGGTGAACGAATTTCTTCAAAATACTACCAATAAAAATGTATATGCTTGTGGCGATGTTTCGGCAAGCGGGGCGCTTCCATTAACGCCAACTTCTTCACAGGAAGCGCGAATTGTCTCATTAAATATCAGAAAAGGAAATCATACAATAATGGATTTTCCGCCGGTACCTTCGGTGGTTTTTACTATTCCGCAGTTGGCATCAATTGGCTTAACTGAAGAAGAAGCAAAGAAAAAAGGCTACGATTGTGTGGTGGAATATAAAAGTGTGCCAAAATGGTTTAACGCCAAACGTATCAATGAAGAAATTTACGCGTATAAAACAATTGTGGATAAAAAGCGAAATATTGTGTTGGGCGCACATATTATTGCTCCGCAAGCGGGAGAAATGATCAATCTATTTGTGCTCGCAATGTGCGGAAAACTCACTACTGAAAACATAAAAGCCATGATTTTTGCCTACCCAACTTGGGGGAATGATATAAAAGGAATGGTCTGATTGATTTTTGATTGTTGATTGACGATTTTAGATTGCTGATTTTTTTGTCCTTTTCTCTTTTTGTCCTTCCGCCATCGGTCTTACTTCTTATGCCTTTTTGAAATATTCCCTGCATTTATTCATCGGATTTGTGTTTCTATTTTTAAATCCATGGTAGCTGCTGCTCACAAATAAAACCGCTGCAACGGCAATGGCAGAGTAGGCTACTGTTTTACTCACATCCCAATTGGCAACCGCAATAGCAGCCAAAGCCCAAACTCCCACCAAGGCAAATTCGCGCATATTTCTTCGCCATGTAACAACAAGGTTTATTATTCCTGCAATAATTATCATAGTTACTGCCCACGAAACTTCACTGTAACCCCAAGCGTCCCAATCAATACTCGTTAAATATGCCGCGACATTGGCAATACTTGCAACGGTAACCCATCCGCTGTAAAAAACAAAGGGCCAACAAAGAAAGGAAATCACCGAAATTGGCGCGTCCCATAGTTCCATCCGGTTGTTCATCACAATTTTTAAAAGTGAAAAAAGAAGAACGAAAATCGCCAAAATAGAATACTCCATAAATCCGTAAAGCCAAAATGTAATCCACATCATATTTGCAAAGCACGAAAGCACAAACCACCAGCCGGTTTTTATTATAAAATCATCATCGCGCACTTTTGTGAAAAGACTTCGGCTTTGGTAAATTATAAATCCCAAAAGCATTAAATATATCAATCCCCAAATGGAAAAAGCATATCCTGCCGGTGTAAAAAGATTTTTTGAGGATTCCGAAATTTCTCCAATGGTAGTATCATTTATTGCGCCGGTATTCGATAAATAATTCACCAAAACCATCGCAATAAACATGACAATATTGGCTATTTGTAGTGTTTTTTTCATAGTTAGTTATTTGTGGAAACGCATATAACTTCACCTTCGACAATGGCAAAAACCTCATCGTTTTTTGAAGGCTTTAAAACATGCTTCCCCGTAAAGTTACCAAAAGCAGGAAGAATTAAACCGTTAACGGATTTATAAAAACAGGCAAATCGCAAATATTGGCGGCCCACTCCCCGCATGCGAATGCCCGGATGCACATGGCCCGAAAAATTGAAAGTTCCCTTTATTTCAGAGGGATGGTGGGTTAAATGAAAGCCTTCCAATAACAATTCATCAAAAACCTTCACCCCCAAATCTTCATACAAATACTGCGGAATTATATCATGGTTGCCCGAAATAAGAATCACTTCAGCTTTTGTGTATTCCACCCATTTTTCAAAATCCTGCCATTCCTCATTAATTTTACTGTGAAAAAGATCCCCCAAAAAACAAATGGTTTTTGGTTCAAAATGATTTGAAATTTCAGTGAGTTTTTCCAGATTTTGAAATGCCGCATTGGCGGGAACGGGCGCGCCGTGCTTTCTGAAATGGGCCACCTTTCCCAAGTGCACATCGGCTATCAGCAGCATTTTTTTTTCTTCCCAAAAAATGGCTCCGCTGGGGTGAAGGGTAAATTGGTGGGAGTTTATTTGTATTTGCTTCATCTGGTTGCAAAGATAAAACAACCCAAAGACTTCAAAAATTCTTAGTTCTTCTCCAATTGCAACGTCATCCTTTTTATTCTATCCGCCAATTTTTCTGAAGAAAGCTTTGCCCGTAATCCGTCGGTAATTATCGGGAAGCTGAAGGGCGTGGCCTTTTCGCACTGTTTCCAAATAATATTTTGTGAATTGATGCGTTCCAAAGCCAACCGCAGCCGACCTTCCTCCAATTGATGCTCAAAAGTTTCGCGATAGGCTTGCAGATACAAAAGATTGTTGGGTTCGTAATCGCGGAACACGTCAAACAAAAGTTGGCTGCTGCTTTGCAAATGTTTCGTTTTGATTATTTTATTTGGATAACCTTGAAAAACCATTCCGCTAATCACCGCGATATCACGAAATTTTCGGCGGGCAAGTTCGGTGTAATTCAAACTTTTTTGAAGATCGTCGTAAAGATATTCCGCTGAAAAAAGGTTATTGTCCAAAACAGTTTGAATGTCCAAATATTGATCGCTCAACAGTTCAAAACCATAATCGTTATAAGCCAACGAAAATGAAATAGGCGACAGCAAACTGATGCGGTACGCCAACAGACTGCTCATTGCCTCGTGCACAAACCGTCCTTCGAATGGATAAAAAAGTGCGTGATAGCCCTCTCGGGTTTTGAAGGTTTCAATCAAAAATTCGTCCTCGCCGGGGACGATGCTTTCCTTTTCCTGTCTGTTAAATATATCGCTCAGCGCCTTTAATTCCGGAGTGTTTCGTTTGTGATCGGCTTCGCTCTGCATTTCTTCCCGAAGAATTTTACTCATTTGTGAAGAAAGTGGCAAACGCCCACCCAAAAAGCTGGCTACTTTTCCAGATTTTTTGGTCGATTTTCGAACCTGTGCCTGCATTTGCCGCAATCGAACCAATTCCAAAGTGCGACCTGCAAATACAAAACTATCGCCGATTTTCAATTTGCTGATAAACCATTCCTCAATGGTGCCGATAAAACCACCCGTTACATATTTTACGTGCATCATTGAGTCGCTCACAATTGTGCCGATACTCAAGCGGTGCATCATTGCAATCTGTCTGCTTTCAACCTTAAAAAGGCCTTCGGGTGTAACCTCCACTTTTTTGTATTCTTCGTAAGCTTGCAAACTTTGGCTTCCGAGAGTGATAAAATTGAGGCACCATTTCCATTGTTCCTCGGTAATTCCCTGAAAACAGAAGGTTTGTTGAATTTCGGGGAAAATGTCCTTCGGGAAAAATCCGTTGCCCACTGCGAGTGTAACCAAATACTGAATAAGCACATCGAAACTGAGCAAATACGGCATTCTATCTTCCACAACTTCTTCTTTTACGGCTCTTTTTAAAGCTGAAGCTTCCAGCAATTCCAGAGCGTGCGTGGGCAAAAAATAAATCACAGATGGTTCGCCGGGCCGGTGGTTGCTACGTCCTGCCCGTTGCAGAAATTTTGCCACGCCTTTCGGTCCACCGATTTGGATAACCGTTTCAACCGGTGCAAAATCGACCCCCAAATCCAAACTAGAAGTGGCAACAACTGCAGTCAACGATTCATTGCGGATGGCCTGCTCCACCCACAGTCGGGTGTCTTTGCCGATGCTGCCGTGGTGCATTGCTATTTCGCCAGCAAATTCTGGATGCTTCTCCAATATTTTCTGAAACCAAACCTCACATTGCCCTCGGGTATTCGTAAAAATAAGAGTGGTTTTACTGGCTTTTATTATGGGAATTATTTCTTCCAAAAGGTGCAAACCCAAATGTCCACGCCAGGGAAAGGTTTCCATTTTCTTCGGAATTATCGAACGTACTTCAATCTTTTTTTTCTGATTGGCCTTAATTAAAACGGCATTTTTTCTGAATTCCGGATCCATTCCCAACAGTACATCCTGCGCCTCTTCGAGATTTCCGATAGTGGCCGAAATACCCCAAATTCTCAAATCTTTTGAAACGGTTTTCAGTCGCGAAAGTGCCAACTCCATTTGTACGCCACGCTTGCTTCCCAAAAGTTCGTGCCATTCGTCTACCACAATAGCCGTGAGGGTTTTGAAGATTTTATCATACCCTTTTGAAGCCAATAAAAGCATCAAGCTCTCGGGGGTTGTAATCAACAAATCGGGCATTTGTCGCTTTTGTTTTGCACGTTCGCTCTGCGGGGTATCTCCGGTACGGATACCAACCGTTAAACCAGTTCCCAAATCATCGGCAAACCGTTGCGCCGCTTGGTGTATTTCAACCGAAAGTGCACGCAGGGGTGTTATCCATATTGCCTTCAGCCCTTTTTGATGTTTCGTTTTGTAATCTGGATTTTCCTTTAAATATTGAAGCACAATCGGCACCCAAAGGGCGTATGTTTTTCCGCTTCCCGTAGGTGCATTTAATAATCCATGCTTGCCATCCAAAAATGCTTTCCAGGTTTGTTTTTGAAATGGAAAAGACTTCCAATTTTTTGATTGAAACCAATCCTCTGCAATTTTAATGAGTTCCGATTGTTTCATTTTGGGATAAGCGCTTTTAAATCCGATAAGGTATTTGCTTCTTCAATCGGCTTATCTTTTCGCCAACGAAGAATCCGCGGAAAACGGGTGGCAATACCACTTTTATGGCGACTACTTTCAGCGATTCCTTCAAAGGCGATTTCAAAAACATGTTGTGGGGTTACGCTTCGCACGGGGCCAAAACGTTCCAAGGTATTTCGTTTTATCCAGGCATCTACCTGCCGGAATTCCGCATCGGTCAATCCGGAATATGCTTTTGCGAATGTGACCAATTCGCCTTCATCCCAAAGCGCAAAGGTGTAATCTGTATAAAGGTTTGCGCGTCTTCCGTGGCCACGCATCGCGTAGGTTAAAACAGCATCAATGGTGAAAGGATCGATTTTCCATTTCCACCAATCCCCTTTTTTTCTTCCTACCAAATAGGGCGAATCCTTTCGTTTCAACATTAAACCTTCGCTTCTTTTTTCACGGGAAAGATCGCGTTCGGCGGCAGCTTCTTCCCATGTTTCAAAATTCATTGTTTCGCTTAAATAGATTCCAACTTCCTCGGAATTTATTTTTTGGATCATTCCGTCCAAAATCTCTCTTCTTTCCGAAAAAGGTTTTTGCCGAATATCCTCTCCTTTCCATTCCAACAAGTCGTATGCATTAAGAATTACCGGTGTTTTTTTCAGAAGTGCTTTGGAAATATTTTTTCTTCCAATCCGGGTTTGAAGGGCATTGAAATTGCCAATTTCCCCTTTTCCAAAGGGAAGAATTTCGCCATCTATAACAGTTCCGTTGGGAATGGCTTTCAGAAAATTTTGAAACTCGGGATATTTATCGGTCACCAATTCCTCGCCGCGGGACCACACGAAAACCTCATCGTTTCTAATAATAACCTGACTTCGGATGCCGTCCCATTTATGCTCAAAACTCCAATCTGAAATCGGGCCCAAATCCTCCTGAAAATTGTCCTCAACCGCATAAGCCAAATAAAACGGATAGGGTTTGCTGAGATAATCTTCATCATTTTGCTCGAGAATCAGCTTTTTATAGGTTGTTTTTTCGGGCGTCCAATCGCCCATTAATTTGTACGCCAAAATATCTTCATCTATTCCCGTAGCTTTTGAAAGTGCGCGGGTCATCAGTTTTTGGCTTACGCCGATTCTAAAACTTCCGGTCAATATTTTGTTGAAAACAAAACGCTCAAAATAATTCAGCGGCAACCAATTGTCGTGCAGATATTTCTTTTTTTCTTCTTCGGGAAGCGTACGCAGTTCAATAATTTCTGAAACAAATTCTGCAAGGGATTTGTCGGAATGTTCTTCCGAAGTGGGCAAAATCAGCGCAATCGTTTCCGCCAAATCACCAACAATGTGATAGCTTTCCTCAAAAAGCCAAAGCGGAATACCGCTGATTTCCGTAGCCCAAAGTCGGAGAAGCGTTGTATTAACGGGACGTTTTGGCCGACGATGTGAAAGGATGGCGATGGTCCAAAGTTTATCGGCTTCATTTGCATTTTGGAAATACTCCGTTAGCGCGGCTACTTTTTCATTGGTTTTATTGGTGCTGTCGAGTTTTTTTATGAGTTGGGCAAAGTCTTTCACGGCTTAATCTTCATTTTCAATTTTCTTTTCAATTTCGGCGCTTTCTTCCTCGTATTGGGTTTTTTCGGTGCGGGCGTCGTAACCTAATTCTTCTCGTAAATATTTCGCGAAAATGTCTGTATAACCGTGTGTTGCGATTACTTTTTCGCAACCCGTGGCATCAATCGCCGAAAGCAAACCTTCCCAATCGGCGTGGTCGCTGAGTACAAATCCGCGGTCAATGGCCCTTCTTCTGCGTGCGCCTCGAAAGGTCATCCACCCGCTGGCGGAAGCGGTCACAAAAGGTACAAATCTTCTAATCCAAGTACTCCCGTGCGCACTCGGTGGCGCCACTATTATATTTCCTTTTATTTCCTCTTTGGGAGTTTCCCTGGTAATTAAAGTAGTTTCGGGCAATTCGTAAAATGGTCGCACCACTTCGGTCATATTTTCAACTGCACCGTGGGTGTATATTCTTCCGATGGAAGTATCGAGATTCTTCAGCAAACGCTGGGCTTTTCCCAAACTATAACCAAATAGAATTGATGTTCGGCCTTCACTTTTATTGGTAGCCCACCAATTATTTATATCCTTAAAAACTTCCGCTTGCGGCTCCCATTTAAAGGCCGGCAAGCCAAAAGTGCATTCCGTGATAAAAGTGTGGCATTTTACGGGTTCATAGATTTCAGCGAGACCGTCATCTTCGGTTTTGAAATCGCCCGTAAAGACCCAGACTTCACCTTTATATTCCACACGAACCTGCGACGAGGCAATAATATGGCCGGCTGGATGGAGCGAAAATTTTACTCCGTTAATGGTGAAAGATTCGTTCCATTCCTTCCCGGTAACTGCAATATCGCCCAACCGATGCTTTATAATGGGAACATTGTTATGGTGCGTTATGTACTTTTTATGCCCCCCCCGGCTATGGTCTGCGTGGCCGTGGGTAACGATGCATTTATCGACCGGACGCCAAGCGTCAATGTAAACGTTGGCCTTTTCGCAATAGATTCCTTTCTCATTAAAAGATAAAAGTGGTTCTCTCATATTTTTAAGTAGTGCTTTAAAAATACTGAAAGCTTGCATTGCTTCATTTATAATTAAGAAAAGTTTAGGGTGAACTGCTTAAAAGAGTAGTAGAAAAAACATGAACATAATACTTCGCTTTGCCCGCAATTCGTTTTATATTTGCACAATAAAATCAAATTATGTCATTTACAGATCTTTTTGAAAGTGGGGAACATTCCCGAAATTTAGGGCATTTTGCTTCTATTGCAAATATTGCTTCAGTTGATGGTGAAATTAATTCCGAAGAGGAAAAAATGTTGAAGCGTTTCGCGCGCAAGTTGGATATTGAACAAGAAGAATATGAAGCAGTGCTTAAAAATCCTTCAAAATACCCGATCAATCCACCTAATGATGCGGAAAGGCGGTTAGAGCGTATCCACGATTTGTTTGAAATGATTTTTGCCGATCATGAAATTGATGACCACGAACGTTTTTTAATTGAAAAGTACGCCATTGGCCTTGGCTATTCTGCTGAAATTGCGCAAGATTTAATTAAAAGATCAATTGCAATATACAGTGGTGGTTTAAGCCTTGAGGATTACCGTTATTTACTTAATAGAAAAGATTAATTCTTTTTTACGAACTTAGAAACCCGTGGTGAAAGCTTCGGGTTTTTTATTTTGCATTTTTCATAAATTCTTCAGCCTTTTCCACCATTTTTTTGCTTCCCGTGAAAAAGGGCACGCGTTGGTGCAGTGTTGTAGGCTGAATATCAAGAATTCTTTCAAAACCATTGCTGGCCTTACCTCCCGCCTGTTCGGCAATCATCGCCATTGGGTTGCATTCATACAATAGCCGCAGTTTTCCGTTTGGATCTTTGGACGTATTGGGATAAATATAGATGCCGCCCTTAATCATATTTCGATGAAAATCTGAAACCAACGATCCTATATAACGAGAAGTGTACGGACGGTCTTCCTCTTCCTTTTGGCAATATTTTATATAATCCTTTACGCCTTGGGGAAAATGGACGTAATTCCCTTCGTTAACCGAATAAATATTTCCGTTTTCCGGAAATTTCATATTTGGGTGGGAAAGATAATACGTACCTATCGCAGGGTTCAGTGTAAAGCCATTTACGCCGTGTCCGGTTGTATAAACAATCATGGTTGAGGTACCGTAAACAATATAACCCGCAGCTACTTGATTGCTTCCGGGCTGAAGAAAATCCTCAATGGTAACGGGTGTTCCCTCGGGTGTGATTCTTCTATAAATTGAAAAAATAGTTCCCACGGAAACGTTTACGTCAATGTTTGAGGAACCGTCCAGTGGGTCCATCAACACCACATATTTATTATCGTTTTTTTCGTTCCGTCCTTTAATAGTTATAAAGTGGTCTTCCTCCTCACTGGCAATTCCACAGACAATCTCACGGTTGGTGAGCGTATTTATAAAAACTTCATTCGCAAAAACATCTAGCTTTTGCTGGTCTTCGCCCTGTACGTTCGTATCGCCAGCGGCACCCAAAATATCTACTAAACCGGCTTTGTTTACCTTGTGATTTACAACTTTTGCTGCTAAACGGATTGAATTTATTAATCGGGAAAGTTCGCCAGAAGAGTATTTGAATTCGCTTTGGTTTTCAATTATAAACTCGCCAAGCGATTGATTTATTTTTGCCATGGGGTTGAAGATATCCTGAATTTGAAGCAAATATCGGGATTTTTAAGAAATTGAACCGATATTTGCAAGGCTAATTAATTTTTGAAATGATGAAAGTAAGAGAAGCCGTAAAAGAAGACATGCCACAAGTATTGGAACTCATAAAAGAGCTTGCTATTTTTGAGAAGGAACCCGATGCAGTTGAAATTTCAGTGGCAGATTTGGAACGCGAAGGTTTTGGCGAAAACCCGCTTTTTACTTGCTTTGTTGCAGAATTTGATGATGAAATTGTTGGCGCGGCCTTGGTATATTTCCGCTTTTCAACTTGGAAAGGCAGGACGCTCCATTTGGAAGATTTAATTGTAAAAGAAGCCCAGCGCGGCAAGGGAATAGGTGAGGCACTCTACAAACAAGTGATGCGGTTTGCTTATGATCGCGGCCTAAAACGCGTAGCATGGGATGTTTTGGATTGGAACAAAGGCGCAATACGTTTTTATGAACGAAGCGGCGCCCATATCGTGAAAGATTGGCGCGTGGTACATATGGATGAAAAGGGCCTGAAAAATTATATAAATTCATAAAATAAATTCTGGATGAAAATCTTCAAATTTGGTGGTGCGTCCACTAAAGATGCCGATAGCGTAAAAAATGTAGTTTCGGTAATTTCCCAAACGGGAGAGAAAAATTTGGTGATCGTGGTTTCCGCCATGGGCAAGACAACCAATGCTTTGGAAGAGGTAATAAAGGAGTACTTTTCGGAATCTGGCGATGTAAAAAATGCTTTACGGACTGTTTACGACTTTCATCACGAAATTTTGAACGGGCTGTTTTCTTCTACTTCACACCCTGCTTTTGTTGATTTGGACAAAACTTTTAAAGAACTGAAGCGCTTTTTGGAAACCAACAAATCCAAAAACCATGCTTTTGTTTACGACCAAGTTGTTTCCTTCGGAGAACTGATTTCTTCAAAAATAGTTTCAGCATACTTTTCCGAAAACGGAATACACACTACGTGGCTCGATGTGCGCCAGTGCATAAAAACTGATGCAAATTACCGCGATGCGAACGTTGATTGGGAGAAAACCCAAGAGAATATTTCTGAAAAAGTCAGCAAAACAGGAATTACCCTAACACAGGGTTTTTTGGGTTCGGAAACCTCGAATAACTTTACCACGACGCTTGGCAGGGAAGGTAGTGATTACACCGCGGCAATTTTTGCCTATTGTTTGAATGCTGAAAGTGTAACTATTTGGAAAGACGTGCCCGGCGTTTTAAATGCTGACCCCCGTTATTTTTCGGAAACTATGCTGCTAAATCACATTAGTTATCGAGAAGCAATTGAGCTTGCTTTTTACGGCGCCTCGGTAATTCACCCCAAAACACTTCAACCATTGCAGCAAAAGGAAATTCCGCTTTTTGTGAAATCATTTTTAAACCCAACTGCTCCCGGAACCTGCGTGGGTAAAGGCGTAACGCTCGACCCACAAACTTCATGTTTTATTCTAAAAAAGGATTTGGTGCTCATTTCACTTTCTTCATTGGACTTTTCTTTTATGATGGAAGACAACATCGGCGACGTTTTTAAATGGCTTCACAAGCACAAAATGAAGGTTGAAATGATACAGAATTCGGCCATCAGTTTTTCGGTGTGTGTGAACGACAAATTCAACAATTTGGAGGCATTGTTGGCTAAGCTTCGCGAAAAATTCAGTGTGAAATGGAACGAAAATGTAACGCTATACACCATTCGCCATTTTAACCCCACTGAAGTAAAAGCACTTGCGGAAAATAAAAATGTGCTTTTGAAGCAGGAAAGCAAGGAGACGGTGCAGTTGGTTATTAAGGAATAGTATCGTTTGCATTCGTTATATTTGTTGAACACAAACAACCAAAACATTTCATGGGATTAGTCAATGCTAAGGAAGTTGCAAAAGCAATAAACGTCGATAAATTTGGCTTTCTGGGCACGTTTATGGGCTGGTCATTGATGAAAGTTTTAAACATTACCACCCTCAACAAAATTTACGACAAAAACAAGCATCTACACGATCTAGAATTCATCAATGCGTTGATTGAAGAATTTGAAATAAAGTTTGAAATACCGGAGGAAGACCTACGAAGAATACCAAAAACAGGGGCTTTCATAACTATTTCCAACCATCCCTTGGGAGGCATAGACGGTATATTGCTACTAAAATTATTGTTAGAGCATCGTCCCGATTTCAAAATTGTCGCCAATTTTCTTTTGCACAGAATTGAACCACTGAAACCTTACGTAATGCCCGTAAATCCTTTTGAGGACAGAAAGGATGTAAAATCGAGTATCATCGGTTTTAAATCTGCGCTGAAACATTTACAGGAAGGCCATCCATTGGGAATTTTTCCCGCAGGAGAGGTTTCAACCTACCGGGACGGAAAATTATTGGTTGATAAGCCTTGGGAAGAAGCTGCAATGAAGTTGGTAAAAAAAGCCGAGGTGCCCGTGGTGCCTATCTATTTTCACGCTAAGAACAGCAAGCTTTTCTATCGCTTGGCCAAAATGAGCGATACGCTTCGCACTGCCAAGTTGCCTTCGGAATTGCTCACGCAAAAAGAACGGTTGATAAAAGTACGGATTGGCAACGCCATTTCTGTGGAAGACCAAAAAGAACACGAGTCGTTGCCCATTTTTACTGAATTTCTTCGGAAGAAAACTTATATGCTTTCCAATGCTTTTCAGAAGAAAAAGTTACTGGACAACATCCCGAAAACGCTGAAATTCCCGAAACCGCCAAAGAAGATCGCTGGACCCATTCCATTAAAAGCCATGGAAGCGGAAATAGAAAAATTGCGCGAAAACGATAAGCGACTGCTTGTAAGCAAAAATTATGAAGTGTTTTTGGCTGAGGCAAATTCAGTTCCGTACATTTTGCAGGAAATAGGGAGGCTACGCGAAATCACCTTCCGCGAAGTGGGCGAAGGCACGAACAACAGCACCGACCTGGATAAATTTGACAGCTACTACCACCACATGTTTTTGTGGGATAACGATGCACGAAAAATGGCGGGAGCTTATAGAATGGGGCTTGGTTCAGAGATTTTTCCACGTTTTGGGATAGACGGTTTCTATCTTCAAGATCTCTTTCGTTTCGAGCCCGAACTGTATGAAATGATGAGCAAATCTATCGAGATGGGTCGCGCTTTCATCATAAAGGAATACCAACTGCGCCCTATGCCGCTTTTCCTTCTTTGGAAAGGAATTGTACACACCACGCTTCGCTATCCCGAACACCGTTATTTAATTGGCGGGGTGAGTATTAGCAACAAGTTTTCGGAATTCTCCAAAAGTTTGATGATTGAGTTTATGAAATCGAATTATTACGATCCGTATGTGGCTCAGTACATCAATCCGAAAAAAGAAT
The Aequorivita iocasae genome window above contains:
- a CDS encoding ATP-dependent DNA ligase, whose translation is MKDFAQLIKKLDSTNKTNEKVAALTEYFQNANEADKLWTIAILSHRRPKRPVNTTLLRLWATEISGIPLWLFEESYHIVGDLAETIALILPTSEEHSDKSLAEFVSEIIELRTLPEEEKKKYLHDNWLPLNYFERFVFNKILTGSFRIGVSQKLMTRALSKATGIDEDILAYKLMGDWTPEKTTYKKLILEQNDEDYLSKPYPFYLAYAVEDNFQEDLGPISDWSFEHKWDGIRSQVIIRNDEVFVWSRGEELVTDKYPEFQNFLKAIPNGTVIDGEILPFGKGEIGNFNALQTRIGRKNISKALLKKTPVILNAYDLLEWKGEDIRQKPFSERREILDGMIQKINSEEVGIYLSETMNFETWEEAAAERDLSREKRSEGLMLKRKDSPYLVGRKKGDWWKWKIDPFTIDAVLTYAMRGHGRRANLYTDYTFALWDEGELVTFAKAYSGLTDAEFRQVDAWIKRNTLERFGPVRSVTPQHVFEIAFEGIAESSRHKSGIATRFPRILRWRKDKPIEEANTLSDLKALIPK
- a CDS encoding tryptophan-rich sensory protein, whose protein sequence is MKKTLQIANIVMFIAMVLVNYLSNTGAINDTTIGEISESSKNLFTPAGYAFSIWGLIYLMLLGFIIYQSRSLFTKVRDDDFIIKTGWWFVLSCFANMMWITFWLYGFMEYSILAIFVLLFSLLKIVMNNRMELWDAPISVISFLCWPFVFYSGWVTVASIANVAAYLTSIDWDAWGYSEVSWAVTMIIIAGIINLVVTWRRNMREFALVGVWALAAIAVANWDVSKTVAYSAIAVAAVLFVSSSYHGFKNRNTNPMNKCREYFKKA
- the pdeM gene encoding ligase-associated DNA damage response endonuclease PdeM, which gives rise to MKQIQINSHQFTLHPSGAIFWEEKKMLLIADVHLGKVAHFRKHGAPVPANAAFQNLEKLTEISNHFEPKTICFLGDLFHSKINEEWQDFEKWVEYTKAEVILISGNHDIIPQYLYEDLGVKVFDELLLEGFHLTHHPSEIKGTFNFSGHVHPGIRMRGVGRQYLRFACFYKSVNGLILPAFGNFTGKHVLKPSKNDEVFAIVEGEVICVSTNN
- a CDS encoding dihydrolipoyl dehydrogenase family protein encodes the protein MAIKEYDVFVIGTGTAGKNVAYDCAAEGMKVAIADNREFGGTCPNRGCDPKKVIYGITEAIHLSENLKGKGIMSVPEINWADLQKFKSTFTDAVPASTEKKLKEAGIDMFHQSPKFLDETTLSVEGKTIKAKKIVIATGHKPMELKIPGREHLKVSDDFLELEELPENIVFVGAGYIGMEFAHIAARCGAKVTVIEFEDRPLGPFEADIVSHLTKASEDLGIKFIFNAKVSEVEKLQKNYRVSFQKNSKTETITTQMVFNTTGRVPSIDELDLEKGNVAFEKGGISVNEFLQNTTNKNVYACGDVSASGALPLTPTSSQEARIVSLNIRKGNHTIMDFPPVPSVVFTIPQLASIGLTEEEAKKKGYDCVVEYKSVPKWFNAKRINEEIYAYKTIVDKKRNIVLGAHIIAPQAGEMINLFVLAMCGKLTTENIKAMIFAYPTWGNDIKGMV
- a CDS encoding ligase-associated DNA damage response DEXH box helicase, which produces MKQSELIKIAEDWFQSKNWKSFPFQKQTWKAFLDGKHGLLNAPTGSGKTYALWVPIVLQYLKENPDYKTKHQKGLKAIWITPLRALSVEIHQAAQRFADDLGTGLTVGIRTGDTPQSERAKQKRQMPDLLITTPESLMLLLASKGYDKIFKTLTAIVVDEWHELLGSKRGVQMELALSRLKTVSKDLRIWGISATIGNLEEAQDVLLGMDPEFRKNAVLIKANQKKKIEVRSIIPKKMETFPWRGHLGLHLLEEIIPIIKASKTTLIFTNTRGQCEVWFQKILEKHPEFAGEIAMHHGSIGKDTRLWVEQAIRNESLTAVVATSSLDLGVDFAPVETVIQIGGPKGVAKFLQRAGRSNHRPGEPSVIYFLPTHALELLEASALKRAVKEEVVEDRMPYLLSFDVLIQYLVTLAVGNGFFPKDIFPEIQQTFCFQGITEEQWKWCLNFITLGSQSLQAYEEYKKVEVTPEGLFKVESRQIAMMHRLSIGTIVSDSMMHVKYVTGGFIGTIEEWFISKLKIGDSFVFAGRTLELVRLRQMQAQVRKSTKKSGKVASFLGGRLPLSSQMSKILREEMQSEADHKRNTPELKALSDIFNRQEKESIVPGEDEFLIETFKTREGYHALFYPFEGRFVHEAMSSLLAYRISLLSPISFSLAYNDYGFELLSDQYLDIQTVLDNNLFSAEYLYDDLQKSLNYTELARRKFRDIAVISGMVFQGYPNKIIKTKHLQSSSQLLFDVFRDYEPNNLLYLQAYRETFEHQLEEGRLRLALERINSQNIIWKQCEKATPFSFPIITDGLRAKLSSEKLADRIKRMTLQLEKN
- a CDS encoding ligase-associated DNA damage response exonuclease, yielding MREPLLSFNEKGIYCEKANVYIDAWRPVDKCIVTHGHADHSRGGHKKYITHHNNVPIIKHRLGDIAVTGKEWNESFTINGVKFSLHPAGHIIASSQVRVEYKGEVWVFTGDFKTEDDGLAEIYEPVKCHTFITECTFGLPAFKWEPQAEVFKDINNWWATNKSEGRTSILFGYSLGKAQRLLKNLDTSIGRIYTHGAVENMTEVVRPFYELPETTLITRETPKEEIKGNIIVAPPSAHGSTWIRRFVPFVTASASGWMTFRGARRRRAIDRGFVLSDHADWEGLLSAIDATGCEKVIATHGYTDIFAKYLREELGYDARTEKTQYEEESAEIEKKIENED
- a CDS encoding tellurite resistance TerB family protein → MSFTDLFESGEHSRNLGHFASIANIASVDGEINSEEEKMLKRFARKLDIEQEEYEAVLKNPSKYPINPPNDAERRLERIHDLFEMIFADHEIDDHERFLIEKYAIGLGYSAEIAQDLIKRSIAIYSGGLSLEDYRYLLNRKD
- the fbp gene encoding class 1 fructose-bisphosphatase, encoding MAKINQSLGEFIIENQSEFKYSSGELSRLINSIRLAAKVVNHKVNKAGLVDILGAAGDTNVQGEDQQKLDVFANEVFINTLTNREIVCGIASEEEDHFITIKGRNEKNDNKYVVLMDPLDGSSNIDVNVSVGTIFSIYRRITPEGTPVTIEDFLQPGSNQVAAGYIVYGTSTMIVYTTGHGVNGFTLNPAIGTYYLSHPNMKFPENGNIYSVNEGNYVHFPQGVKDYIKYCQKEEEDRPYTSRYIGSLVSDFHRNMIKGGIYIYPNTSKDPNGKLRLLYECNPMAMIAEQAGGKASNGFERILDIQPTTLHQRVPFFTGSKKMVEKAEEFMKNAK